One genomic region from Parerythrobacter aestuarii encodes:
- a CDS encoding ATP-binding protein, which yields MAETHSNKPPLLRPWAWDTRTLLASVIGAGLFGLAAYLSIAFTRGDDRIAAVWIPNALAVAFLLRAKLNGEATFLSSLWIANFIANTWIGDTPFRAMALATANSVEMFAAILLLRYFGTRRPDMRDIRQLMIFVALAGISAPVISASFAFAALSFEEQTSTIVWFEWMVTDGLSMIILVPAILIFADAMARKRPASRQEKLDWALLTIPGTLLTIYVFSQAQYPLLFLVAPVVVSHAFRLGSLGTAFSMVKVAVISTTFTWLGQGPIHLIDGGLTAQLMTLQAFLATAFLIGLPVAAVLHGRDAMLREIASSREELDTLAHSITDAVMRFDQQGVCTYASPSVHEVLGRPRAFYLGRPASQETHPDAKEDIAAAERRLLTGESRKERLTYRRLEDDDQGEPVYIEADCAVTFDRETGEHSGIIVSARDVTERVRLERDLVNARRHAEQAARAKSEFLANMSHEIRTPMNGVLGFAELLLQGDLADEQRRQAEMIHDSGRSMMLLLNDILDLSKIEAGQVVINHEPVDIHHLLRSCTSLHAAYAQRKGLQLVFRESDILHRHILTDQLRLKQIVLNLIGNAVKFTERGTIEVSTAVCNDKLAIKVSDTGIGIPQDRHDDIFKPFQQADSTTSRRFGGTGLGLSISRNLAELLGGSLSCISTPGKGSQFTLAIPLELAEAAATPVNGPGQSGNAEEALRPSRVLLAEDHDINRILATTMLERCGQEVAVARDGHEAVTMIREAYEAHNPYDLVLMDIQMPGCDGYTAARRVRAMGIASRNLPIIALTANAFPEDIAAARDAGMQGHLAKPLVFAELGAVLRRWLPTKILDHDHTGHRLEHPDTGRSNTAQAGVAAPDIASSSDIRDRWDERRQEAITAVEQALERERLAGTEGLELARLVHKLAGTAGVFGEAELGAKTSALERALKSEQPRDVTRKLATE from the coding sequence ATGGCAGAGACGCATTCGAACAAGCCGCCCCTGCTACGACCGTGGGCCTGGGATACGAGGACACTTCTTGCCAGTGTGATCGGCGCTGGCCTGTTCGGCCTTGCCGCCTACCTCAGCATCGCTTTCACTCGCGGCGATGACCGCATCGCTGCCGTCTGGATCCCCAATGCCCTGGCGGTCGCATTCCTCCTGCGCGCAAAGCTCAATGGCGAAGCGACCTTCTTGTCGAGCCTGTGGATTGCAAACTTCATTGCCAATACCTGGATTGGCGACACACCTTTCAGAGCGATGGCGCTGGCTACAGCCAACAGCGTTGAGATGTTCGCTGCGATCCTACTGCTGCGGTATTTCGGGACGCGCCGGCCGGATATGCGTGACATCCGGCAATTGATGATCTTCGTGGCTTTGGCAGGGATTTCCGCGCCGGTGATTTCAGCTTCCTTTGCCTTCGCGGCGCTGTCCTTCGAAGAACAGACCTCAACCATCGTTTGGTTCGAGTGGATGGTCACCGATGGGCTGAGCATGATCATCCTCGTTCCGGCGATCCTGATTTTTGCTGATGCGATGGCGCGCAAAAGACCGGCCTCGCGGCAGGAGAAGCTCGACTGGGCTCTCCTGACGATTCCCGGGACCTTGCTGACGATCTATGTCTTCAGCCAGGCACAATATCCGCTGCTTTTTCTCGTCGCTCCCGTGGTTGTATCCCACGCTTTCCGCCTCGGCAGCCTCGGAACGGCATTTTCCATGGTCAAGGTCGCTGTGATTTCGACCACCTTCACCTGGTTGGGACAAGGTCCCATCCATCTGATCGATGGCGGGTTGACCGCTCAGCTCATGACCCTGCAGGCGTTCCTCGCGACGGCGTTCCTGATCGGCCTCCCGGTGGCAGCGGTGCTGCATGGACGTGATGCAATGCTGCGCGAGATAGCTTCCAGTCGCGAAGAGCTCGATACGCTTGCCCATTCGATCACCGATGCGGTCATGCGGTTTGACCAGCAGGGAGTATGCACCTACGCTTCGCCGTCGGTCCATGAAGTGCTGGGACGGCCTCGTGCCTTCTATCTCGGGCGGCCTGCCTCGCAGGAAACTCACCCCGATGCGAAGGAAGACATTGCCGCAGCTGAGCGACGCCTTCTGACCGGCGAGAGTCGCAAAGAGCGGCTCACTTATCGGAGACTGGAAGACGACGACCAGGGCGAGCCAGTCTACATCGAAGCCGATTGTGCCGTCACCTTCGACCGCGAGACAGGCGAGCACAGCGGCATTATCGTCTCTGCACGAGACGTAACCGAGCGAGTCCGCCTTGAGCGCGACCTGGTCAATGCCCGTCGCCATGCCGAACAAGCAGCGCGCGCAAAGTCGGAATTCCTTGCCAACATGAGCCACGAGATCAGGACGCCCATGAACGGCGTGCTCGGTTTTGCTGAATTGTTGTTGCAAGGGGATCTGGCCGACGAGCAGCGCAGGCAAGCCGAGATGATCCACGATTCCGGGCGGTCAATGATGCTGTTGCTGAACGATATCCTCGACCTTTCGAAAATCGAAGCCGGTCAGGTCGTCATAAACCACGAGCCGGTCGATATTCACCACCTGCTACGCAGTTGCACGAGCTTGCACGCCGCCTACGCCCAGCGAAAGGGATTGCAGCTTGTGTTCCGCGAAAGCGACATCCTCCACCGGCATATACTCACCGATCAGTTGCGGCTGAAGCAGATCGTCCTCAACCTGATCGGCAATGCCGTGAAATTCACGGAGCGGGGAACGATCGAAGTCTCAACGGCAGTTTGCAACGACAAGCTGGCCATCAAGGTCAGCGATACCGGGATTGGCATTCCGCAGGATCGGCACGATGACATCTTCAAACCCTTCCAGCAGGCTGACAGCACGACCTCGCGGCGTTTTGGCGGGACAGGCCTTGGCCTGTCGATCAGCCGCAACCTTGCAGAGCTGCTGGGCGGTTCGCTTTCTTGCATCAGCACCCCGGGCAAGGGCTCGCAATTTACACTCGCGATTCCGCTCGAACTTGCAGAAGCAGCAGCAACACCCGTCAATGGGCCAGGCCAGTCAGGCAATGCTGAAGAGGCACTGCGACCGTCGCGGGTGCTGCTCGCAGAAGATCATGATATCAACCGTATCCTGGCCACGACCATGCTGGAGCGGTGCGGCCAGGAAGTCGCAGTAGCGCGTGACGGACACGAGGCCGTTACAATGATCCGCGAAGCCTACGAAGCGCACAATCCCTATGACCTTGTGCTGATGGATATCCAGATGCCGGGTTGCGATGGCTACACCGCAGCACGCCGGGTCCGTGCCATGGGTATCGCTTCCAGAAACCTTCCGATCATCGCCTTGACGGCCAATGCCTTCCCGGAAGATATCGCCGCCGCGCGCGACGCCGGCATGCAGGGGCACCTTGCCAAACCACTGGTGTTTGCTGAATTGGGTGCTGTCTTGCGGCGCTGGTTGCCAACCAAGATACTCGATCATGATCACACCGGCCACCGGTTGGAGCACCCCGACACTGGCCGGAGTAACACGGCGCAAGCAGGTGTAGCCGCGCCCGATATTGCCAGCTCATCCGATATCCGCGACCGCTGGGATGAACGCCGCCAGGAAGCGATCACGGCCGTCGAACAGGCACTGGAACGCGAGCGACTGGCAGGGACGGAGGGGCTCGAACTCGCAAGGCTGGTGCACAAGCTCGCAGGCACCGCCGGGGTTTTTGGCGAAGCTGAACTGGGAGCCAAGACATCTGCATTGGAGCGTGCTCTCAAATCGGAGCAGCCGCGGGATGTGACCCGCAAACTGGCGACCGAATAG
- a CDS encoding energy transducer TonB family protein, whose protein sequence is MATGERFTEKKRRPSVPVLLLIALLHVALFYGLLKALAPDFTGEVEDKVLSAITVTVTTPPEDLPPNDPEPDEGSQGNPGDRAVPKPTSAPSPKIPIRKDEPQPRATSTGSDINSGANQGDGTGSAGEGLGTGAGRGGSGRGGIPVTRPVLVATITDASSFPIPPGGRKERIGKSVDVRLGVSTQGRVTSCSIVRASPFPETDAKVCELAYEQVRFEPARDANGDPVASTFTYRQRFFN, encoded by the coding sequence TTGGCGACAGGCGAGCGGTTTACAGAGAAGAAGCGCCGCCCAAGCGTTCCGGTGCTGCTGCTCATCGCCCTGTTGCATGTGGCCCTGTTCTACGGCCTCCTGAAGGCGCTGGCACCGGATTTTACCGGCGAAGTGGAGGACAAGGTCCTCTCGGCAATTACGGTTACGGTCACTACGCCGCCTGAAGACTTGCCGCCAAACGATCCCGAGCCTGACGAGGGCTCGCAGGGCAATCCGGGGGACCGGGCGGTGCCCAAACCGACATCTGCCCCGTCTCCCAAAATCCCGATCCGCAAGGATGAGCCGCAGCCCAGAGCCACATCGACCGGATCGGATATCAACTCGGGCGCCAACCAGGGCGATGGCACAGGGTCAGCCGGCGAAGGGCTCGGCACCGGAGCCGGGCGTGGTGGCAGTGGGCGCGGCGGCATTCCCGTCACCCGGCCGGTGCTGGTAGCGACCATTACCGACGCCAGCTCGTTCCCGATCCCACCGGGTGGGCGCAAGGAAAGGATCGGCAAGTCGGTAGATGTGAGACTTGGCGTTTCGACCCAGGGACGGGTCACCAGCTGTTCGATCGTGCGCGCCAGCCCGTTCCCGGAAACCGACGCCAAGGTTTGCGAGCTTGCCTATGAACAGGTCCGGTTCGAACCGGCACGCGATGCCAATGGCGATCCGGTCGCATCGACCTTCACTTATCGGCAACGGTTCTTCAATTAG
- a CDS encoding polyhydroxyalkanoic acid system family protein: MKVPIPHELPKEEVRRRLKERSHEMAEHIPGPMAEVVTDWPNDDRMNMTIRAMGHDLVGTVDIEDNRLVVEVTLPPLLGFMEPVISGAMKDQGQKLLAKD; encoded by the coding sequence ATGAAAGTCCCCATTCCGCACGAGCTTCCCAAGGAAGAGGTCCGCCGCCGCCTGAAAGAGCGCAGCCACGAAATGGCAGAGCACATCCCCGGCCCGATGGCCGAGGTCGTCACCGACTGGCCCAACGATGACCGCATGAACATGACCATCCGCGCCATGGGGCACGACCTGGTCGGCACCGTCGATATCGAGGACAACCGGCTGGTCGTTGAAGTAACCCTGCCCCCGCTACTCGGCTTCATGGAGCCCGTGATCTCTGGCGCGATGAAGGATCAGGGCCAGAAGCTGTTGGCCAAGGATTAG
- a CDS encoding toxic anion resistance protein — translation MATNETKTATATDFELTPPSPVPEVTVEKAAGLVPVTEEQKSKLDEKVDSFVTDLVSIDANSPEFGKKVDQITNMGRKEILAAAGHSNRFLDRPVRAMDKDEGVGANLAELRTVVEDLDPSKRGKLTGTRKILGIIPWGNKLTSYFRSYQSAQTHIQAILSKLSNGKDELLMDNAAIDVERAKLWEAMGNLEQMIHISQTLDARLEEKANELDSVDPAKAKAVRETALFYVRQRTQDLLTQMAVSVQGYLALDLVKKNNVELVKGVDRASTTTVGALRTAVTVSEAMTNQRLVLQQITALNDTTAGIIDGTSTMLREQTGKIHEQAAASTIPLETLQRAFQNIYDTMDEVDQFKVRALDSMKQTVTVLSQEVEKSKGYIARAEGQAQAQAKVAASEPSLLELGN, via the coding sequence ATGGCGACCAATGAGACCAAGACCGCAACCGCAACCGATTTCGAACTGACGCCACCTTCGCCGGTGCCCGAAGTCACAGTCGAAAAGGCGGCTGGCCTGGTACCCGTCACGGAAGAACAGAAGTCCAAGCTCGACGAGAAAGTCGACAGCTTCGTGACCGACCTGGTCTCGATCGATGCCAATTCACCGGAGTTCGGGAAAAAGGTCGACCAGATCACCAATATGGGCCGCAAGGAAATTCTTGCCGCGGCCGGCCATTCCAATCGCTTCCTCGATCGCCCGGTCCGGGCCATGGACAAGGACGAAGGCGTGGGGGCCAACCTGGCTGAACTTCGCACCGTCGTCGAAGACCTCGATCCGTCCAAGCGCGGCAAGCTGACCGGTACCCGCAAGATCCTCGGCATCATTCCCTGGGGCAACAAGCTCACCAGCTATTTCCGCAGCTACCAGAGCGCCCAGACCCATATCCAGGCCATCCTCAGCAAGCTGTCCAACGGCAAGGACGAGCTGCTGATGGATAATGCCGCAATCGATGTCGAGCGGGCCAAGCTGTGGGAAGCGATGGGCAATCTCGAGCAGATGATCCATATCTCGCAGACGCTGGACGCGCGGCTGGAAGAGAAGGCCAACGAGCTCGACAGTGTCGATCCGGCCAAGGCCAAGGCTGTGCGCGAAACCGCGCTGTTCTATGTCCGCCAGCGCACGCAGGACCTGCTCACGCAGATGGCGGTGAGCGTCCAGGGCTACCTCGCGCTCGACCTCGTCAAGAAGAACAATGTCGAGCTGGTGAAGGGTGTCGATCGCGCCAGTACAACCACTGTGGGTGCCCTGCGCACTGCCGTGACGGTCAGCGAAGCGATGACCAACCAGCGGCTGGTGCTGCAGCAGATTACTGCGCTCAACGATACCACTGCCGGTATCATTGACGGGACCAGCACCATGCTGCGCGAGCAAACCGGCAAGATCCACGAACAGGCCGCTGCCAGCACCATCCCGCTGGAAACACTACAGCGTGCCTTCCAGAATATCTATGATACGATGGACGAAGTCGACCAGTTCAAGGTTCGCGCGCTCGATTCCATGAAGCAGACCGTCACCGTACTGAGCCAGGAAGTCGAGAAGTCCAAAGGCTATATCGCTCGCGCCGAAGGCCAGGCCCAGGCACAGGCCAAGGTCGCTGCCTCCGAACCTTCACTGCTTGAGCTGGGCAACTGA
- a CDS encoding fatty acyl-AMP ligase has product MTDSTLIPTPNDCPLPRRRADFDTFIEAIDYAARSQKGMNFHDMRGQLERVYSYSRMREDALAMARRLVAAGVQKEDRIALIAETVPEFTALFCACVYVGAWPVPLPLPTTFGGKESYIDQLGVQLSSSDPKMLLYPPAIAEMTEAAVRKQGCEGYDWESFATRDAPECVFPEVGPEDICYLQYSSGSTRFPQGVAVTHRALLHNLSGHAITMNIGEGDRGVSWLPWYHDMGLVGCFLSMVGNQVSSDYLKTEHFARRPLAWLDMISANKGATMSYSPTFGYDICARRISSQSNVAERFDLSRWRLAGNGADMIRPDVMQSFVNAFAPAGFKASAFTPSYGLAEATLAVTVMPPGEGIRVELVEEERLSGTRRDLSRPARYRAIVNCGKPLPDMDVEIRGEGGAIRGDHQIGKVWCRGPSVMHSYFRNPEATDDCLVDGWLDTGDMGYMADGYLFIVGRAKDMIIINGKNHWPQDIEWAVEQLPGFNHGDIAAFALETENGEEAPAVLVHCRVSDPEERLRLRDSIKEKVQAVTGTPCVVELIPPRTLPRTSSGKLSRAKAKKLYLSGEIQPLELAA; this is encoded by the coding sequence ATGACTGACAGCACGCTGATTCCAACCCCGAATGATTGCCCCTTGCCGCGCCGCAGGGCCGACTTCGATACCTTTATCGAAGCCATCGACTACGCAGCACGCAGCCAGAAAGGCATGAATTTCCATGACATGCGCGGCCAGCTGGAGCGTGTCTATTCATACTCCCGGATGCGTGAAGATGCGCTGGCAATGGCCCGACGCCTGGTGGCGGCTGGGGTGCAGAAGGAAGACCGGATCGCATTGATCGCGGAGACCGTGCCGGAATTCACCGCGCTGTTCTGCGCCTGCGTCTATGTCGGAGCCTGGCCGGTGCCTTTGCCGTTGCCGACGACCTTCGGCGGCAAGGAAAGCTACATCGACCAGCTCGGCGTCCAGCTTTCCAGCAGTGACCCGAAGATGCTGCTCTATCCGCCAGCGATTGCGGAAATGACTGAAGCAGCGGTCCGGAAGCAGGGCTGCGAAGGCTACGACTGGGAGAGCTTTGCCACCCGTGACGCTCCGGAATGCGTGTTCCCGGAGGTCGGCCCGGAAGACATCTGTTACCTGCAGTATTCAAGTGGCTCGACCCGCTTTCCGCAAGGCGTCGCTGTCACCCATCGCGCGCTGCTGCACAACCTTTCAGGCCATGCCATCACCATGAACATCGGCGAAGGCGACCGCGGGGTCAGCTGGCTGCCGTGGTACCATGATATGGGTCTCGTCGGGTGTTTCCTGTCCATGGTCGGCAACCAGGTCAGCTCCGACTATCTCAAGACCGAACATTTTGCCCGCCGCCCGCTCGCCTGGCTCGACATGATCAGCGCCAACAAGGGTGCCACGATGAGCTATTCGCCGACCTTCGGCTACGATATCTGCGCGCGCCGCATTTCCAGCCAGAGCAATGTAGCCGAGCGCTTCGACCTCTCACGCTGGCGGCTTGCCGGAAATGGTGCCGACATGATCCGGCCCGACGTGATGCAGAGCTTCGTCAACGCGTTTGCGCCGGCGGGATTCAAGGCCAGTGCCTTTACTCCAAGCTACGGCCTCGCCGAAGCGACGCTTGCTGTCACGGTCATGCCCCCCGGCGAAGGCATCCGGGTCGAGTTGGTCGAAGAAGAGCGCCTCTCGGGCACGCGCCGCGATCTCTCGCGCCCGGCTCGATATCGCGCAATCGTCAACTGCGGCAAGCCGCTGCCCGATATGGATGTCGAGATCCGCGGTGAAGGCGGTGCCATTCGCGGCGATCACCAGATTGGCAAGGTGTGGTGCCGTGGCCCTAGCGTCATGCATTCTTACTTCCGCAATCCTGAAGCGACCGACGATTGCCTCGTCGATGGCTGGCTCGATACCGGCGACATGGGATACATGGCTGACGGTTACCTGTTCATCGTCGGACGGGCGAAGGACATGATCATCATCAATGGCAAGAACCATTGGCCGCAGGATATCGAATGGGCGGTGGAACAGTTGCCGGGCTTCAACCACGGCGACATCGCCGCCTTTGCGCTGGAGACGGAAAACGGGGAAGAAGCCCCAGCAGTACTGGTGCATTGCCGCGTTTCCGATCCGGAAGAACGCCTGCGTTTGCGTGATTCGATCAAGGAGAAGGTCCAGGCAGTGACCGGCACCCCCTGTGTGGTCGAGCTGATCCCGCCGCGCACCCTTCCGCGCACGAGTTCCGGCAAACTCAGCCGGGCCAAGGCCAAGAAGCTGTACCTCTCGGGCGAAATCCAGCCGCTCGAGCTCGCAGCCTAG
- a CDS encoding regulatory protein RecX — protein MREGSPSKSRRKRPPKPLDEVRLRDLALAYVARFATSAGKLEQYLKRKLRERGWEGESAPDVRALVARYVELGYVDDTAYARTKAGDLLRRGYGPRRVAQALGQAGIDEEVRGRVEASELEAREAALHMARKRRFGPFALDPVDRALREKQLAAMIRAGHGFDIARAVLDAASEKAAEDWVREAHDDV, from the coding sequence ATGCGTGAGGGTTCCCCATCCAAATCTCGCCGAAAACGGCCTCCGAAGCCGCTTGATGAGGTGCGGCTGAGGGACCTGGCGCTCGCCTATGTCGCGCGATTTGCCACTAGTGCGGGCAAGCTCGAACAATACCTCAAGCGCAAGCTGCGAGAACGTGGCTGGGAGGGAGAGAGTGCGCCGGATGTGCGAGCGCTGGTCGCGCGCTATGTCGAACTCGGCTATGTCGACGACACAGCCTATGCCAGGACGAAGGCAGGAGATCTCTTGCGGCGCGGTTATGGCCCGCGCCGGGTAGCACAGGCTCTGGGACAGGCAGGAATCGACGAAGAGGTACGCGGTCGGGTCGAAGCGAGCGAGCTTGAAGCGCGCGAGGCGGCTCTCCACATGGCGAGGAAGCGCCGTTTCGGCCCGTTTGCGCTCGATCCCGTCGATCGCGCGCTGCGCGAGAAGCAGCTTGCGGCCATGATCCGTGCGGGGCATGGCTTCGATATTGCCCGCGCCGTGCTCGATGCTGCGAGCGAGAAAGCGGCGGAGGACTGGGTCAGGGAAGCACACGATGACGTTTGA
- a CDS encoding DUF192 domain-containing protein: protein MTFDNFPLQVCLRAAPVALLVASCSPVGSADQPAPTPAAAQETGTHPISGLEIIPLTVTSGATVHRFKAELADTPASQARGLMFRTEIAPDEAMIFPRDVPTPARFWMKNTPIPLDIIFIGPDKRILNIAAMTTPYSLDGVESDGDVIGVLELAGGRAAELGIAEGDIVEW, encoded by the coding sequence ATGACGTTTGACAATTTTCCGCTGCAGGTTTGCCTCAGGGCTGCACCTGTCGCTTTGCTGGTGGCCTCCTGTTCTCCAGTCGGCTCGGCAGACCAGCCCGCACCGACGCCGGCCGCAGCGCAAGAAACAGGCACGCATCCGATTTCCGGCCTGGAGATCATCCCTTTGACTGTGACCAGCGGTGCCACTGTCCATCGTTTCAAGGCCGAGCTGGCCGATACGCCCGCATCGCAGGCGCGAGGGTTGATGTTCCGGACCGAGATCGCCCCCGACGAAGCGATGATCTTTCCGCGCGATGTTCCAACTCCGGCCCGATTCTGGATGAAGAACACGCCGATCCCGCTGGACATCATCTTCATCGGCCCGGACAAGCGCATCCTCAATATCGCGGCAATGACTACCCCTTACTCGCTCGACGGGGTCGAATCCGATGGCGATGTAATCGGCGTTCTGGAATTGGCTGGTGGCCGCGCGGCCGAATTGGGGATAGCCGAGGGCGACATCGTCGAGTGGTGA
- a CDS encoding NADH:ubiquinone oxidoreductase subunit NDUFA12 has product MNILGKIFTWWDGATIGTHLWTARKGEHVGTDAQGNRYYRSKPREGQRERRWVIYDGPNDASRVPSEWHGWLHGAFEDVPESFLPQPRIWEADYTPNATGTPAAYRPAGALERGGRRAAAVGDYEAWTPGD; this is encoded by the coding sequence ATGAACATTCTCGGCAAGATATTCACCTGGTGGGATGGGGCGACCATCGGCACCCATCTGTGGACCGCGCGCAAGGGCGAGCACGTGGGCACTGACGCGCAGGGCAACAGGTACTACCGGTCAAAGCCGAGAGAGGGCCAACGCGAACGGCGCTGGGTCATCTATGACGGCCCCAATGATGCCAGCCGCGTGCCCAGCGAATGGCATGGCTGGCTGCACGGTGCGTTTGAGGATGTTCCTGAGAGCTTCCTGCCGCAACCGCGAATCTGGGAAGCCGACTACACTCCGAATGCTACCGGCACCCCGGCAGCCTATCGCCCGGCTGGAGCGCTGGAGCGAGGCGGAAGGCGCGCTGCTGCTGTCGGCGACTACGAAGCCTGGACGCCTGGCGACTGA
- the aat gene encoding leucyl/phenylalanyl-tRNA--protein transferase: MHAPRPNAIPVDLLLLAYRNGIFPMADSREDQEVFWVEPRERAIIPIGGFRCSRSLARTIRQDRFTVTCDRDFEGVVRACAAPRPDHPESWISQRIIASYRQLHAAGHAHSIECWQEGELVGGVYGVAFDKVFCGESMFSRRRDASKVALAWLMALLWRAGCELFDCQFMTSHLASLGAVEISQKDYLALLAKARGQQRLTLPQAYASVLAEADGLGTGAGEGRPDGAAGALSPGYLIAQSLTQTS; encoded by the coding sequence ATGCATGCGCCCCGCCCCAATGCCATCCCGGTCGACCTGCTGTTGCTGGCCTATCGCAACGGCATCTTCCCGATGGCTGACAGCCGCGAGGATCAGGAAGTGTTCTGGGTAGAGCCGCGCGAACGGGCGATCATTCCGATCGGGGGGTTCAGGTGCTCGCGCTCTCTGGCGCGCACTATCCGGCAGGACCGGTTCACAGTAACCTGCGACCGCGATTTCGAAGGCGTGGTGCGCGCTTGTGCCGCGCCCCGGCCCGACCATCCCGAAAGCTGGATCAGCCAGCGGATCATTGCCAGCTATCGCCAGCTCCATGCGGCCGGTCACGCGCATTCGATCGAATGCTGGCAGGAAGGTGAACTGGTCGGCGGGGTCTACGGCGTTGCGTTCGACAAGGTATTCTGCGGCGAAAGCATGTTCAGCCGCCGACGTGATGCGTCCAAGGTCGCGCTGGCCTGGCTGATGGCATTGTTGTGGCGCGCCGGGTGTGAACTGTTCGACTGCCAGTTCATGACCAGCCATCTCGCTTCGCTGGGTGCCGTCGAAATCAGCCAGAAAGACTATCTTGCACTTCTGGCGAAGGCGCGTGGCCAACAACGGCTGACGTTGCCCCAGGCCTATGCGTCAGTATTGGCGGAAGCAGACGGGCTTGGTACCGGAGCAGGAGAAGGCCGCCCGGATGGCGCGGCCGGTGCGCTTTCGCCAGGATACCTCATCGCGCAATCCTTGACCCAGACATCGTAA
- a CDS encoding YodC family protein, translating to MSFAAGDVVQLKSGGPPMTIASIDDEEALCVWFDKQVQKRDKFATVLLTPFRRGAIAVGRVMR from the coding sequence ATGAGTTTTGCGGCTGGCGACGTTGTGCAATTGAAGTCGGGCGGTCCGCCCATGACGATTGCGTCGATCGACGATGAAGAAGCACTCTGCGTTTGGTTCGACAAGCAGGTTCAGAAGCGAGATAAATTCGCTACTGTCTTGCTGACTCCATTCAGGCGCGGAGCAATCGCCGTGGGAAGGGTAATGCGCTAA
- a CDS encoding IS1595 family transposase, translating into MSEEDCERAFEKVRFAKNDGEPHCVHCKCMVAYRIDRAVKDTKTGEVIRHRKLFKCAECLKQFSVTSGTAWHGRKLPFKKIMMATLLWTNGAFGHAGRRLRRDLKVNHKTGWHIIQRLRYSLTTYTESELIEGEFETDTTVHGGKIRKANRAEDRKRQPRRDESKVIKISALRERRPGGRIVPILGDESAVVKVILQHADPDAHPFVDEHFSWSDLFGMFPKVSQVKHAENYVSPDGVSTNLIESLWARYKNMIRGTYRWVSPQYAHFYNGECAWRERHCRQSNGTQFVNALAISLHHPPTPMRGYYQRTNRKAAS; encoded by the coding sequence ATGTCAGAGGAGGATTGCGAGCGCGCATTTGAAAAAGTCCGCTTTGCCAAGAATGATGGCGAGCCCCATTGCGTCCACTGCAAATGCATGGTCGCCTACCGAATCGACCGCGCGGTCAAAGACACAAAAACTGGAGAAGTCATCCGTCACCGCAAGCTCTTCAAGTGTGCGGAATGCCTCAAACAGTTCTCGGTGACATCGGGCACCGCATGGCATGGTCGGAAATTGCCATTCAAGAAGATCATGATGGCGACCCTGCTATGGACGAATGGTGCATTCGGCCACGCTGGACGACGTTTGCGGAGAGACCTCAAAGTCAATCACAAGACCGGATGGCATATCATTCAGCGTCTACGATACTCTCTCACAACCTACACTGAATCCGAACTGATCGAAGGAGAGTTCGAGACCGACACCACAGTCCACGGAGGCAAGATACGCAAGGCCAATCGAGCAGAGGATCGGAAGCGGCAACCGAGAAGAGACGAGAGCAAAGTCATCAAGATTTCAGCTTTGAGGGAGCGGCGACCGGGTGGTCGCATAGTGCCCATCCTTGGTGATGAAAGTGCTGTCGTGAAGGTGATCCTCCAACACGCCGATCCCGACGCTCACCCGTTTGTGGACGAGCATTTTTCATGGAGTGACCTTTTCGGCATGTTTCCCAAAGTCAGTCAGGTCAAACACGCGGAGAACTATGTCAGTCCCGATGGCGTCTCGACGAACCTCATTGAGTCCCTGTGGGCGCGCTACAAGAACATGATCCGAGGCACCTACCGTTGGGTCTCGCCCCAATACGCTCATTTCTATAACGGCGAATGCGCTTGGCGCGAGCGCCACTGTCGCCAATCCAACGGAACTCAGTTCGTCAACGCACTCGCAATTTCGCTGCATCACCCGCCGACTCCCATGCGCGGGTATTACCAGCGAACCAATCGGAAGGCCGCCTCGTAG
- a CDS encoding DUF6471 domain-containing protein has product MSYVRFMSQNGDKQAARILRAEMVRRDVSYANLAVRLAERGIEATEASMRNKVSRGTFSADFFLHCLAAMDVPVLRLTE; this is encoded by the coding sequence ATGTCATATGTGAGATTTATGTCCCAAAATGGTGATAAGCAGGCAGCACGAATCCTCCGCGCCGAGATGGTTCGACGCGATGTGAGTTATGCTAATCTGGCGGTGCGGTTGGCGGAGCGAGGCATCGAGGCGACTGAGGCGTCGATGAGGAATAAGGTGAGCCGGGGCACGTTCTCGGCCGACTTCTTTCTCCATTGCTTGGCTGCGATGGACGTGCCGGTTCTCCGGCTCACCGAATGA